One part of the Roseomonas gilardii genome encodes these proteins:
- a CDS encoding mannitol dehydrogenase family protein, which translates to MSPPRLSRHSLPQLPAGIRRPAYDPANIRIGIAHLGLGAFHRAHQAVYTDDRLAAGETGWGISGMSLRSPTVREALAPQDGLYTVLERGPDGDAARIVGSIAEVLTVPETPERAMARLTDPATRIISLTVTEKAYCRARDGGLDAAHPDIRHDLAGEAFPRSAPGLLVEALRQRRAAGAPACTILCCDNLPRNGETVSRIVAEFAARRDPGLTAWIGENVTFPSTMVDRIVPATRDEDRAAVAALGYEDAWPVVAEPFTQWVIEDRFAGPRPRWEEAGALLVGDVHAYELMKLRCLNGAHSSLAYLGALAGLETVSDAMAEPALAGFLPRLWREDVIPTLAPVPGVDLPTYTAQLAERFRNPAIRHRLLQIAMDGSQKLPQRLLGPALARLRAGAMPHAIAMAVAGWMAFLLGTDERGGTHGIDDPMGERLSATARAAGRDAAALSQALFAIDEIFPAELAEHEGFRVAVREALGRLLAQGVRKTLAA; encoded by the coding sequence ATGAGCCCGCCCCGGCTTTCGCGTCACAGCCTGCCGCAACTCCCTGCCGGCATCCGCCGCCCGGCCTACGACCCAGCCAACATCCGCATCGGCATCGCCCATCTCGGCCTCGGCGCCTTTCACCGGGCGCACCAGGCCGTGTACACGGACGACCGTCTGGCGGCGGGCGAGACGGGCTGGGGCATTTCCGGCATGAGCCTGCGCTCCCCCACGGTGCGCGAGGCGCTGGCGCCGCAGGACGGGCTCTACACCGTGCTGGAGCGCGGCCCCGACGGCGACGCCGCGCGGATCGTCGGCAGCATCGCCGAGGTTCTGACCGTGCCGGAGACGCCGGAACGGGCCATGGCGCGGCTGACCGATCCGGCCACGCGCATCATCAGCCTCACCGTCACGGAGAAGGCCTATTGCCGCGCCCGGGATGGCGGGCTGGATGCGGCGCATCCGGACATCCGCCACGACCTCGCCGGCGAGGCCTTCCCGCGCAGCGCGCCCGGCCTGCTGGTGGAGGCGTTGCGGCAGCGCCGCGCCGCCGGGGCGCCCGCCTGCACCATCCTCTGCTGCGACAACCTGCCCCGGAACGGCGAGACGGTGTCGCGCATCGTGGCGGAATTCGCCGCGCGCCGCGATCCCGGCCTCACCGCCTGGATCGGGGAGAATGTCACCTTCCCCTCGACCATGGTGGACCGCATCGTGCCGGCCACGCGCGACGAGGACCGCGCCGCCGTCGCCGCGCTGGGCTACGAGGATGCCTGGCCCGTGGTCGCCGAGCCCTTCACCCAGTGGGTGATCGAGGACCGCTTCGCCGGCCCGCGCCCACGCTGGGAGGAGGCCGGGGCGCTGCTGGTCGGCGATGTCCATGCCTATGAGCTGATGAAGCTGCGCTGCCTGAACGGCGCGCATTCCAGCCTCGCCTATCTCGGTGCGCTCGCGGGGCTGGAGACCGTCTCCGACGCCATGGCCGAGCCCGCGCTGGCGGGGTTCCTGCCGCGCCTCTGGCGGGAAGACGTGATCCCGACCCTGGCACCCGTGCCGGGGGTCGATCTGCCCACCTACACCGCCCAGCTCGCGGAACGCTTCCGCAATCCGGCGATCCGGCACCGGCTGCTGCAGATCGCCATGGACGGCTCGCAGAAGCTGCCCCAGCGCCTGCTCGGCCCGGCCCTCGCGCGGCTGCGGGCGGGCGCCATGCCTCATGCCATCGCCATGGCGGTCGCGGGCTGGATGGCCTTCCTCCTCGGCACCGACGAGCGCGGCGGCACGCACGGCATCGACGACCCGATGGGCGAGCGCCTGTCCGCCACGGCGAGGGCGGCGGGCCGCGACGCCGCCGCGCTGTCGCAGGCGCTCTTCGCGATCGACGAGATCTTCCCGGCCGAGCTGGCGGAGCACGAAGGCTTCCGCGTCGCGGTCCGGGAGGCACTCGGGCGGCTGCTGGCGCAGGGCGTGCGGAAGACGCTCGCCGCCTAG